Proteins encoded within one genomic window of Bradyrhizobium sp. AZCC 1719:
- a CDS encoding DUF1521 domain-containing protein, with translation MISDVAQRMTGNADRLGQLAGGGVQQNEQQDVASIFANILKSAGQSGDQWSDGERVRLITGALNFVSAGQDPNAQGSALQSFSGLVRQLASDDVLGGGGRRPGGDCGCNGSGGAEPTEPTTPPSSGGSSCGGSGEPFKVNGNTVDTGRYCITASTEHKGQLEVTDKQTGKKFKVWGDPHIETGDGDKTDFHRKAATFELPDGTKITIDPTNGEGKTYIEKVAITRGDQAAEMTGFQGNLKTELKSGQGQALDQQYEDGTVMKAKNGEIDDLVLPNGQEITGNNIKDIDGYAGTGPTQGTGGTDDQILQNLNGVIDGLNLSPQEKDALKTVVSLLGRVMNGAGSVGGGQQPQPVAAPRAGEGGDVAPAHQQDGARGGPFDQILSTLSSLVDRLNLPQNEKDALTTVVSLLGRLLGGADGGQQDLSQAA, from the coding sequence ATGATTTCAGATGTCGCACAGCGTATGACGGGCAATGCCGATCGCCTCGGGCAACTTGCGGGCGGGGGCGTACAGCAGAACGAGCAGCAGGACGTGGCGTCGATCTTCGCAAATATTCTGAAAAGCGCTGGCCAGTCCGGCGATCAATGGAGCGACGGCGAACGCGTCAGGTTGATCACGGGAGCACTGAACTTCGTTTCGGCCGGCCAGGATCCGAATGCGCAGGGTTCGGCGCTTCAGTCCTTCTCCGGCCTCGTGCGCCAGCTTGCCAGTGACGATGTCCTGGGCGGCGGCGGGCGTCGGCCGGGTGGCGATTGCGGCTGCAATGGCAGCGGCGGGGCCGAACCGACTGAGCCGACCACGCCTCCGAGCTCCGGCGGCTCGTCCTGTGGCGGGTCGGGCGAACCGTTCAAGGTCAACGGCAACACGGTCGACACCGGCCGCTACTGCATCACCGCCAGCACTGAACACAAGGGCCAGTTGGAAGTCACCGACAAGCAGACCGGCAAGAAGTTCAAGGTCTGGGGAGACCCTCATATCGAGACCGGCGACGGTGACAAGACCGACTTCCATCGCAAGGCCGCGACCTTCGAACTGCCCGACGGCACCAAGATCACGATCGATCCGACCAATGGCGAAGGCAAGACCTACATCGAAAAGGTCGCCATTACGCGCGGCGATCAGGCTGCCGAAATGACCGGCTTCCAAGGCAATCTGAAGACCGAGCTGAAGTCCGGACAAGGGCAGGCGCTCGATCAGCAGTATGAAGACGGCACTGTCATGAAGGCGAAGAACGGCGAGATCGATGATCTCGTGCTGCCGAACGGCCAGGAAATCACCGGAAACAATATCAAGGATATTGACGGTTATGCAGGAACTGGGCCGACCCAGGGTACTGGCGGTACCGACGATCAGATCCTGCAGAATCTCAACGGTGTGATCGACGGGCTGAACCTGTCGCCGCAGGAGAAGGACGCGCTCAAGACGGTGGTGTCGCTGCTCGGTCGCGTGATGAACGGCGCCGGCAGCGTTGGCGGTGGCCAGCAGCCTCAGCCCGTTGCGGCTCCGCGGGCCGGTGAGGGCGGTGACGTTGCTCCGGCCCACCAGCAGGACGGAGCCCGCGGCGGTCCGTTCGATCAGATCCTGAGCACGCTCTCGTCGCTGGTCGATCGTCTCAACCTCCCGCAGAACGAAAAGGATGCCCTGACGACGGTCGTGTCACTGCTCGGACGCCTGCTCGGCGGAGCGGACGGTGGACAACAGGACCTTTCACAGGCGGCCTGA
- a CDS encoding DUF4781 domain-containing protein yields MSPRASAVAAERREGADKAPLAARIDALATIRMNPAITADALRQADDPWTNRAIVEPQAQAPAQRFLFARGDTPQHLRGTDLDNTVGFAMGMPPALPPGTSFAQVQAAVSRGELSLYGSGEHAAAVRVVTDQIRAVAGGDAARVTVLPVTYSSADTGPVRLPLFRVTGADGRERFVDNIGRAYDNFDDWRENNQLPPGSMAYPSGGHLIARPDGTVALEHDADGSRCHG; encoded by the coding sequence ATGTCGCCACGAGCCAGCGCCGTCGCAGCCGAGCGACGCGAGGGCGCCGACAAGGCGCCGCTTGCGGCGCGCATAGATGCGCTCGCGACCATTCGCATGAATCCGGCGATCACCGCCGATGCGCTACGGCAAGCGGACGATCCCTGGACCAATCGTGCGATTGTCGAGCCGCAGGCACAGGCGCCCGCCCAACGCTTTCTTTTCGCGCGTGGCGACACGCCGCAGCATCTGCGCGGAACCGATCTGGACAATACCGTCGGCTTTGCGATGGGCATGCCGCCGGCGCTGCCGCCCGGCACAAGCTTTGCGCAAGTTCAGGCGGCCGTCTCGCGCGGCGAACTCTCGCTCTATGGCAGCGGCGAACACGCTGCGGCGGTTCGCGTCGTCACCGACCAGATTCGCGCAGTGGCGGGCGGCGACGCCGCGCGGGTGACGGTTCTGCCGGTCACCTATTCGAGCGCGGACACCGGCCCGGTCCGGCTACCGCTCTTTCGCGTCACCGGCGCCGATGGGCGCGAGCGCTTCGTCGATAATATCGGGCGCGCGTACGACAACTTCGATGACTGGCGGGAAAACAATCAGCTTCCGCCGGGATCGATGGCCTATCCATCCGGCGGACATCTGATCGCTCGCCCTGACGGAACCGTCGCGCTCGAGCACGACGCCGACGGGAGCAGATGCCATGGCTGA
- a CDS encoding tetratricopeptide repeat protein gives MSQGAQPSGSCAGSKWLRSLALPLLAFGLSACAGAGAQLGTVAGSSEPPASSANLDTAALTRLAQAAESSGNALNAANIYRRIAERQPSTPQPKIDLGRALMRNGDFDGAEAAFREALAVAPGNVDGEVGLAQIMLGRQQHAEALAAFGAILERHPQNVKALNGAGIALDAVGRHQEAQRHYDRALAVSPDDRAARNNLALSKTLGTANVR, from the coding sequence TTGAGTCAGGGTGCGCAGCCGTCGGGATCGTGCGCGGGATCGAAGTGGTTGCGCTCGCTCGCGCTCCCGTTGCTTGCCTTTGGCCTCAGCGCCTGCGCCGGAGCCGGAGCACAACTCGGCACCGTCGCGGGATCATCCGAGCCTCCCGCGAGCAGCGCCAATCTCGACACCGCGGCGCTGACGCGGCTGGCCCAGGCCGCCGAGAGCAGCGGAAACGCGCTAAACGCAGCAAATATCTATCGGCGGATCGCGGAACGTCAGCCGTCCACACCACAGCCCAAGATCGATCTCGGCCGCGCGCTCATGCGCAATGGCGACTTCGACGGGGCAGAGGCCGCGTTTCGCGAGGCGCTTGCGGTAGCGCCCGGCAATGTCGATGGTGAGGTCGGTCTTGCGCAGATCATGCTCGGGCGACAGCAGCATGCAGAAGCCCTCGCAGCGTTCGGCGCCATCCTCGAACGGCATCCGCAAAACGTCAAAGCGCTCAATGGCGCCGGAATAGCGTTGGACGCGGTCGGTCGGCATCAGGAGGCGCAGCGACACTATGACCGCGCTCTTGCAGTTTCGCCTGACGATCGCGCGGCGCGCAACAACCTCGCGCTCTCGAAGACGCTGGGAACCGCGAACGTTCGATAG
- a CDS encoding immunity protein YezG family protein — protein MAELNTVEEIYDFVANALVAAVDEPWQEIRLETEIWKTSTGFTGDYTRDPAERGVADLDVDRLDYAVAKAIKKLQTIMTSSAHEPWNKATFRVTPDGEFFANFVYDADLSARLDAAATRARQQ, from the coding sequence ATGGCTGAATTGAATACCGTCGAGGAAATCTACGATTTTGTGGCGAACGCGCTCGTGGCCGCGGTCGACGAACCGTGGCAGGAAATCCGGCTTGAGACCGAGATCTGGAAGACGTCGACCGGATTTACCGGAGACTATACGCGCGACCCCGCGGAGCGAGGCGTTGCCGATCTGGATGTCGATCGTCTCGACTATGCGGTCGCCAAAGCCATCAAGAAGCTGCAGACGATCATGACCTCGAGCGCGCACGAGCCATGGAACAAGGCGACGTTTCGGGTGACGCCGGACGGTGAATTCTTCGCGAACTTCGTCTACGACGCCGACCTGTCGGCGCGCCTGGACGCGGCGGCCACACGCGCACGCCAGCAATGA
- a CDS encoding LysM peptidoglycan-binding domain-containing protein: MSRANANQVQPGVARNDRGAAAGQTDPEFDAALQKTQRERSRIDGNPQAVRGNEIPHEVKPGDTLYGISKEYRAPFSDVLKANKQLRDPNVIKPGDVAFVPNADPRVVRAREQVGGAHRAEENVASLERLARDPNSTPSARKLASIELEDARGEVSKRWGDIQRSVENELREAGRNTALPDVATGPALDEIRGRVPDDPKYQETVENARAAVDREWRQAGTTQTELNGLVSDAQAADRSLASLEAMAHDPNATPSERRLANAELQEARNAAGTAWGNVRTEVEGQLRRIGTGKPYPEEAVLPQIDELRRSRPNDPKVGDTIETAYRTVTDEWRRQGWTRDTLGTVVDKYGAVAQAQRDVDAARNAGPEQARLAGLEQNLETQRTALREEIERQLDSVAEQVPPEQREMAIGARAALIQQHGPDDAAFNEIVDQATYNKTVQPGVDAVRNAYRTGDAKAAAEALRQQTENVSPETAERIVAASLATIDGIAADMKRSLTEGGPIEYQDVAGVYKNIATATDYAARGNDGAEVTRQVADIMVRHLPSEKFQPHVQNSPAYPLPAYQEAVMQSVSDGTGATLALEMATQLKDTGRTGEADSLLSATQVGVEILHGRIKDDVKAFGDATAEVSRLRADWSGTMSPEQLDRATIEYVANRPDLLPNFDRAYNAVDGLGYSAVRTSMALNNALPRLQGLPTTERLTGTRNEFVGSKEVQFAMGLSDKGSKEVLRIVLGQEAGTLSPSATPNSSVSSTRGFVKELGNALMTSQPSSSSAVVDLGAGTTAAIPSAGATASNTVRDIFGTGQEVKLDPKKASAFLGGMNGLGAAFNGYQAALAWDKFAKDPGHLLNMTKAVYYSIGTGKETAELLAVGAQRGWLGLGAMPGAERLSTSILAKANRTGLALEPGWVKFSTYFKIGGGLIDSAFAIDAAARGDWIASGLYTTSAGGGFLMAAGSVASSGGWLATWGGPVGAGLVLASAIGLYFYSDAKDKARFEGPSREFLEAAGYRPEIAAALSDYSNNDGGSAGPALATTASQFGVTPEQLMERLNRMDPDKVRDLVDQAHTVDQDDSGRFPLTASNDRNVWAPPGKHPEFGGSYLYDPQDHRFRGEYRAVPGSWYPARIEDPNPRSMTALRDYARVLFGEAILG; the protein is encoded by the coding sequence ATGTCCCGGGCAAATGCTAACCAGGTACAGCCGGGCGTCGCCCGGAACGACCGCGGCGCCGCTGCCGGGCAAACCGATCCGGAGTTCGATGCCGCCCTGCAGAAGACACAGCGCGAGCGCAGCCGCATCGATGGAAATCCGCAAGCTGTGCGCGGAAACGAGATCCCGCATGAAGTAAAGCCCGGCGACACCCTTTACGGGATTTCAAAGGAGTATCGCGCGCCGTTTTCCGATGTTCTGAAGGCCAACAAGCAGCTTCGCGATCCCAACGTCATCAAGCCCGGCGACGTCGCGTTCGTGCCAAATGCCGATCCGCGCGTGGTGCGCGCGCGCGAGCAAGTCGGCGGCGCCCACCGCGCGGAAGAAAACGTGGCGTCGCTGGAACGATTGGCGCGCGATCCCAACTCCACGCCGTCAGCGCGCAAACTTGCGAGCATCGAATTGGAGGATGCGCGCGGCGAGGTATCGAAGCGCTGGGGCGACATTCAGCGTTCCGTGGAGAACGAGCTGCGCGAAGCAGGGCGCAACACGGCGCTGCCGGACGTGGCGACGGGTCCCGCGCTGGATGAAATCCGTGGTCGGGTTCCCGACGATCCGAAGTATCAGGAGACGGTTGAGAATGCGCGGGCGGCGGTCGACAGGGAATGGCGTCAGGCCGGGACGACCCAGACCGAGCTGAACGGATTGGTAAGCGATGCGCAGGCGGCCGACCGCTCGCTCGCGTCGCTCGAGGCTATGGCGCATGATCCGAATGCGACGCCGAGCGAGCGACGGCTTGCCAACGCGGAGCTGCAGGAGGCGCGAAACGCCGCAGGCACGGCATGGGGCAACGTGCGAACGGAGGTCGAGGGGCAGCTACGCCGCATCGGGACCGGTAAGCCTTATCCTGAGGAAGCTGTCCTCCCGCAGATCGACGAGCTCAGGCGAAGCCGCCCCAATGACCCCAAGGTTGGGGATACGATTGAAACCGCCTATCGCACCGTGACCGACGAATGGCGTCGCCAAGGCTGGACCCGCGACACGCTCGGCACTGTCGTCGACAAGTATGGCGCGGTGGCGCAGGCGCAACGCGACGTCGATGCGGCGCGCAACGCCGGCCCTGAGCAGGCACGACTGGCCGGTCTTGAGCAGAATCTCGAAACGCAACGGACGGCTTTGCGCGAGGAAATCGAGCGGCAGCTCGACAGCGTGGCCGAGCAGGTGCCGCCTGAGCAGCGTGAGATGGCAATCGGTGCGCGCGCGGCCTTGATCCAGCAGCACGGTCCCGACGACGCCGCGTTCAACGAGATCGTCGACCAGGCGACGTACAACAAGACCGTGCAGCCCGGTGTCGACGCCGTGCGCAACGCCTACCGAACGGGCGACGCCAAGGCCGCGGCCGAGGCGCTGCGTCAGCAGACGGAAAACGTCTCACCGGAGACGGCGGAGCGTATCGTCGCGGCAAGTCTGGCGACGATCGACGGCATTGCCGCCGACATGAAGCGCAGCCTCACCGAAGGCGGACCGATCGAATATCAGGACGTCGCCGGCGTCTACAAGAATATTGCCACCGCAACGGACTACGCCGCGCGCGGCAATGATGGTGCGGAGGTGACGCGGCAGGTCGCCGACATCATGGTGCGGCACCTGCCGAGCGAAAAATTCCAGCCGCACGTACAGAACAGCCCGGCCTATCCGCTGCCTGCCTACCAGGAAGCCGTGATGCAATCCGTCAGCGACGGCACCGGCGCGACGCTGGCGCTGGAGATGGCGACGCAACTCAAGGACACTGGCCGGACCGGCGAGGCCGACAGCCTGCTTAGCGCAACCCAGGTCGGGGTCGAGATCCTGCACGGCAGGATCAAGGACGATGTGAAGGCCTTCGGCGATGCGACTGCCGAGGTGAGCCGCCTGCGCGCCGACTGGTCGGGCACGATGTCGCCAGAGCAGCTCGATCGCGCCACCATCGAATACGTCGCCAACCGGCCGGATCTGCTGCCGAACTTCGATCGCGCATACAACGCGGTCGATGGGTTGGGTTATAGCGCGGTGCGCACCAGCATGGCGCTGAACAATGCGTTGCCGCGGCTGCAGGGGCTGCCGACGACGGAGCGGCTGACTGGGACGCGCAATGAGTTCGTCGGCAGCAAGGAAGTGCAGTTCGCGATGGGACTGAGCGACAAGGGCAGCAAGGAGGTGTTGCGCATTGTGCTTGGACAGGAGGCGGGGACGTTGTCGCCGTCAGCCACGCCGAACTCATCGGTCAGCAGCACCAGAGGCTTTGTCAAAGAGCTTGGCAACGCGTTGATGACGTCGCAGCCGTCCTCATCAAGCGCGGTCGTCGATCTCGGCGCCGGCACAACCGCCGCCATTCCCTCCGCGGGAGCGACCGCGTCGAACACCGTCCGCGATATTTTCGGAACCGGCCAGGAGGTCAAGCTCGATCCGAAGAAGGCGTCCGCCTTCCTTGGCGGCATGAACGGTCTTGGTGCTGCCTTCAACGGCTATCAGGCGGCGCTGGCATGGGACAAGTTCGCAAAGGACCCCGGCCATCTGCTCAACATGACCAAGGCGGTCTACTACTCAATCGGCACGGGCAAGGAAACGGCCGAACTGCTTGCCGTCGGCGCGCAGCGCGGCTGGCTCGGTCTGGGTGCCATGCCGGGCGCCGAGCGTCTTTCGACATCCATTCTCGCAAAGGCAAACCGCACCGGGCTTGCGCTCGAGCCGGGCTGGGTCAAGTTCTCGACCTACTTCAAGATCGGAGGCGGATTAATCGACAGCGCCTTCGCAATCGATGCGGCCGCCCGTGGCGACTGGATTGCCTCCGGCCTCTATACGACGAGCGCCGGCGGTGGCTTCCTGATGGCGGCCGGCTCTGTCGCCTCGAGCGGCGGCTGGCTGGCGACGTGGGGCGGGCCGGTGGGCGCGGGCCTGGTGCTCGCCTCCGCAATCGGTCTCTATTTCTATAGCGACGCAAAGGACAAGGCTCGATTCGAGGGGCCGAGCCGCGAATTCCTCGAGGCGGCCGGCTATCGGCCGGAGATCGCTGCGGCGCTGTCCGACTACAGCAACAATGATGGCGGCAGTGCCGGGCCTGCACTTGCGACGACCGCCAGCCAGTTCGGCGTGACGCCCGAGCAGTTGATGGAGCGGCTCAATCGCATGGATCCCGACAAGGTACGCGATCTCGTCGATCAGGCACACACGGTCGATCAGGACGATTCGGGGCGCTTCCCGCTTACGGCATCCAACGATCGCAACGTGTGGGCACCTCCCGGCAAACATCCGGAGTTCGGCGGAAGCTACCTGTATGATCCGCAGGATCATCGTTTCCGGGGCGAGTATCGTGCCGTGCCGGGAAGCTGGTACCCGGCACGAATCGAAGATCCCAATCCACGAAGCATGACGGCTCTCCGCGACTATGCACGGGTGCTGTTCGGCGAGGCTATTCTCGGCTGA
- a CDS encoding histidine kinase: MRGVMRKPDPSDDQPPHRSGAIVGSDQRDLLSALAYVYVACGQCRRALALLRLVVRARPDDVEAIRIMAYAHLANKDGAAALAAIDRLDDLDTNPASEAPLLLLRSHALRLEGQMADARRRFDQFVVARSHGGRE, encoded by the coding sequence ATGCGTGGCGTGATGCGGAAGCCCGACCCGTCCGACGATCAGCCGCCGCATCGTTCAGGCGCGATTGTCGGCTCCGACCAGCGCGATCTGCTCTCCGCGCTCGCCTACGTCTATGTGGCCTGCGGACAATGCCGCCGCGCGCTTGCACTGCTACGCCTCGTCGTGCGGGCGCGGCCGGACGATGTCGAAGCAATCAGGATAATGGCGTACGCGCACCTCGCGAACAAGGACGGGGCGGCCGCGCTCGCCGCCATCGATCGCCTGGACGATCTGGATACCAATCCGGCATCGGAGGCGCCGCTTCTGTTGCTGCGAAGCCATGCGCTGCGTCTCGAGGGGCAGATGGCCGACGCACGCCGGCGATTTGATCAGTTTGTAGTTGCCCGATCGCATGGAGGGCGCGAATGA
- a CDS encoding LysM peptidoglycan-binding domain-containing protein: MAKVIDRPLAARSQRPAKKEESSSDAQAWSESLQRASRPDAAPRDASRADRASAVQDGRAGANAAANDNVIDHRVKEGESLWSISRQYDRPYPDVVKANPQFRDPDRIHPGDTVHVPLGSPPRPSAPPPTGTPSVPPPTGTPSAPPPTAAPSAPPPTGAPAAQPASGPTVPCGIDASAGAACAANAITPCGFDVGIGTACGANASPCVGKLSEGTVCGAKGTGCAAVAGIGTVCAADIGACGAAAGGGAGCVAKASACAANARAGAVCAVNYATCGAKFTEGKACGVDGSYCGSKYSGPKLCGVDGNLACGAKGSAGACGTDGNVCGTDGTIQACAADGDVCRTNVGADACGVDGNACAADGTVEACAADGNACGVDGGAEACVADGNVCGADATVEACGADGNVCGADAGAEACAADSNACGADAAVEACAADAAACAADAVAEACAADADACAANASADACAADADACAANASLDACAADADACAAKAGADACGVDTGVCAANLGGVCGVDAPVLDPISFCAVNVIPVLPSC; the protein is encoded by the coding sequence ATGGCGAAGGTCATCGACAGGCCACTCGCCGCCCGCTCACAGCGGCCGGCGAAGAAAGAGGAAAGCAGCAGCGACGCTCAGGCGTGGTCAGAGAGCTTGCAACGCGCGAGCCGGCCTGACGCCGCCCCTCGGGATGCCTCCCGCGCCGACCGTGCGTCGGCAGTCCAAGATGGACGGGCAGGGGCCAATGCCGCCGCCAACGACAACGTCATCGACCATCGCGTCAAGGAAGGCGAGTCGCTCTGGAGCATTTCGCGCCAGTACGATCGTCCCTACCCGGACGTGGTCAAGGCCAATCCACAGTTTCGCGATCCGGACCGGATTCATCCAGGCGACACCGTGCATGTGCCGCTGGGCTCGCCGCCGCGGCCGAGCGCTCCGCCTCCCACAGGCACGCCGAGCGTGCCGCCTCCCACCGGAACGCCAAGTGCACCGCCCCCGACCGCCGCACCGAGTGCTCCGCCTCCAACAGGAGCGCCGGCCGCACAGCCCGCGTCCGGTCCGACCGTGCCGTGCGGCATCGACGCGAGCGCCGGCGCAGCCTGTGCAGCAAACGCAATCACGCCCTGCGGCTTCGACGTGGGTATCGGCACCGCCTGCGGAGCGAACGCATCGCCCTGCGTGGGCAAGCTCAGCGAAGGCACGGTGTGCGGAGCAAAGGGAACCGGCTGTGCCGCCGTTGCAGGGATAGGCACGGTTTGCGCCGCTGACATCGGTGCGTGTGGCGCCGCCGCGGGCGGCGGTGCCGGGTGTGTCGCCAAGGCAAGCGCCTGTGCGGCGAACGCCAGGGCCGGTGCGGTCTGCGCCGTCAACTATGCGACCTGCGGCGCCAAGTTTACGGAAGGAAAGGCCTGCGGCGTCGACGGAAGCTATTGTGGCTCGAAATATAGCGGGCCGAAGCTCTGCGGGGTCGACGGCAACCTCGCCTGCGGCGCCAAGGGTAGCGCCGGCGCGTGCGGGACGGATGGGAACGTCTGCGGGACCGATGGCACTATCCAGGCCTGCGCCGCAGACGGAGATGTCTGTAGAACCAACGTCGGGGCGGACGCTTGCGGCGTCGACGGCAACGCTTGCGCTGCGGACGGCACTGTCGAAGCCTGTGCGGCTGATGGCAACGCCTGCGGTGTCGATGGAGGCGCGGAGGCCTGCGTGGCGGACGGCAACGTGTGCGGCGCGGATGCCACCGTCGAAGCTTGCGGGGCTGACGGCAATGTGTGCGGCGCCGATGCAGGCGCTGAAGCCTGTGCGGCGGACAGCAACGCTTGCGGCGCCGACGCGGCCGTCGAAGCTTGCGCCGCTGACGCCGCTGCCTGCGCGGCCGATGCGGTCGCGGAGGCCTGCGCGGCCGATGCCGATGCGTGCGCCGCCAACGCGTCGGCGGATGCCTGCGCCGCCGATGCCGACGCTTGCGCGGCCAACGCTTCGCTCGATGCCTGCGCGGCCGATGCGGATGCCTGCGCCGCCAAAGCGGGCGCCGACGCCTGCGGCGTCGATACCGGCGTGTGTGCCGCCAATCTCGGCGGCGTCTGCGGCGTCGATGCGCCGGTGCTGGATCCAATTTCGTTCTGCGCGGTGAACGTCATCCCGGTGCTGCCATCATGCTGA
- the sctV gene encoding type III secretion system export apparatus subunit SctV, with translation MMERLKTLVARAPGSPDLMIALVLILTVAMMILPMPLLLVDLLIGFNLGFAVLLLMVSLYVLSPLEFSTLPGIILLSTVFRLALTISTTRLILTQANAGDIVRTFGEFVIAGSVLVGLVVFLIITVVQFIVIAKGAERVAEVGARFILDALPGKQMAIDAEVRNGDIDQVEARRRRGRLEQESQLYGAMDGAMKFVKGDAIAGLVVIVVNLIGGIAVGTLSRGMPLVQAVREYTLLTIGDALISQIPALMLSITAATVVTRVTGDSRLDLGRDIAGQLSADRRALWLAAIVLLAMGLIPGFPTAVFLVLALAFGAGSLVAGTRSNAGDEDAGIAKEDMARAGDARANAPSRTREMRQAAPAEAPPVIVLLADDLRSTAEMQNLRSKLDASRASLADTLGILIPEVGVVFDSTLGTSRFRIEVEGVPVEEGYVDPQRLLLCDDPVNLELAGISAQTDGDARSSDQVWIDAAHESSLSAAGIGYCDCTDVIAARAQEVLARNAARFIGIQETRALLTRLEGRYGELVKEVTRATPVQRIADVLRRLVDEGVSVRNPRLVLEALAEWGEKEPNVVLLTEYVRAALKRQICHKYANAHRIVPAYMIERAAEDTIRSAVRDTAVGPYLVLEDKVSEGLLQRVRRIGANAHSDRNRPVILTSMDIRRFVRGFLVRNGLDIPVLSYQELASDFTIQPVGTIGLAGSFGSDTAPRSGSFPQGVVPAVG, from the coding sequence ATGATGGAACGACTGAAGACGCTGGTCGCCCGGGCGCCCGGCAGTCCGGATTTGATGATCGCGCTGGTGCTCATACTCACCGTCGCGATGATGATCCTCCCCATGCCATTGCTGCTGGTCGACCTGCTGATCGGCTTCAATCTCGGATTTGCAGTTCTGTTGCTGATGGTGTCGCTCTATGTGCTGAGCCCGCTCGAATTCTCTACATTGCCGGGCATCATATTGCTGTCGACGGTCTTCCGGTTGGCGCTCACCATCAGCACGACCCGCCTCATTCTCACCCAGGCCAATGCAGGCGACATCGTCCGGACATTCGGCGAATTTGTCATCGCCGGCAGCGTTCTGGTCGGCCTGGTGGTCTTCCTGATCATCACGGTGGTGCAGTTCATCGTCATCGCGAAGGGCGCGGAGCGCGTCGCCGAAGTAGGTGCGCGCTTCATTCTCGATGCGCTGCCGGGAAAGCAGATGGCGATCGACGCCGAAGTGCGAAATGGCGACATCGATCAGGTCGAGGCAAGGCGCCGGCGCGGTCGCCTCGAGCAGGAAAGCCAGCTCTACGGGGCGATGGACGGCGCCATGAAGTTCGTCAAGGGCGACGCCATCGCCGGGCTGGTCGTCATTGTCGTGAACCTGATCGGCGGCATCGCGGTCGGCACGTTGAGCCGCGGCATGCCGTTGGTTCAAGCTGTGCGCGAGTACACCTTGCTGACGATCGGCGATGCGCTGATTTCGCAAATTCCCGCATTGATGCTTTCGATTACCGCGGCGACGGTCGTCACGCGAGTAACGGGCGACAGCCGGCTGGACCTCGGACGCGATATCGCCGGCCAGCTATCCGCAGATCGGCGCGCGCTGTGGCTGGCTGCCATCGTCCTGCTTGCCATGGGCTTGATCCCCGGCTTTCCGACGGCGGTATTCCTGGTGCTTGCGCTTGCGTTCGGCGCCGGAAGCCTGGTCGCAGGAACGAGATCGAATGCGGGCGACGAGGATGCGGGGATCGCCAAAGAAGACATGGCGAGAGCAGGCGACGCGCGCGCGAACGCCCCGTCGCGCACGCGAGAGATGCGCCAGGCGGCGCCTGCAGAAGCGCCGCCGGTCATCGTTCTGCTGGCGGACGATCTGCGCTCCACGGCAGAGATGCAGAATCTGCGATCGAAGCTTGATGCTTCGCGTGCCAGTTTGGCCGATACGCTGGGCATTCTGATACCGGAGGTTGGCGTCGTTTTCGATTCGACGCTTGGCACGTCACGATTTCGGATCGAGGTGGAAGGCGTACCGGTTGAGGAGGGTTACGTGGATCCGCAGCGGCTGCTGCTGTGTGACGATCCCGTGAATTTGGAACTCGCCGGCATCTCGGCGCAGACCGATGGCGATGCCAGATCGTCCGATCAGGTCTGGATCGATGCAGCACACGAGAGTTCGCTGTCGGCGGCCGGCATCGGCTACTGCGACTGCACGGATGTCATCGCGGCCCGTGCGCAAGAGGTGCTCGCGCGCAATGCTGCACGATTTATCGGCATTCAGGAAACCAGGGCGCTGCTCACGCGGCTGGAAGGCCGGTATGGCGAACTTGTGAAGGAAGTGACGCGTGCCACCCCGGTGCAGAGGATCGCCGATGTGCTGCGGCGCTTGGTCGACGAAGGCGTCTCGGTCCGCAATCCGCGGCTGGTCCTCGAAGCGCTCGCCGAATGGGGCGAAAAGGAGCCGAATGTCGTGCTTCTGACCGAGTACGTCCGCGCCGCACTGAAGCGGCAAATCTGTCATAAATATGCGAACGCCCACAGGATTGTACCTGCCTACATGATCGAGCGTGCTGCAGAAGACACGATCCGCAGCGCAGTCCGTGATACCGCGGTCGGTCCCTATCTCGTTCTGGAGGACAAGGTTTCGGAAGGGCTCTTGCAAAGGGTTCGCCGCATCGGAGCAAATGCGCATTCGGATCGCAATCGGCCGGTGATTTTGACGTCAATGGATATCCGCCGCTTCGTGCGCGGCTTCCTCGTGCGCAACGGTCTGGACATTCCTGTGCTTTCATATCAAGAGTTGGCGAGCGACTTTACCATTCAGCCGGTCGGTACGATTGGACTCGCCGGGAGCTTTGGCTCCGATACGGCTCCGCGATCTGGATCGTTTCCACAGGGTGTCGTACCGGCCGTCGGATGA